In Pseudomonas sp. MYb327, one DNA window encodes the following:
- a CDS encoding alpha/beta fold hydrolase encodes MGAGESNRHLVNDGVMMLRVLALSLTLISGFAQATVLQRPITLDTGTGELFGSLLLPKSDTPVPVVLIISGSGPTDRDGNNPEGGRNDSLKRLAWVLAKHNIASVRYDKRGVAASLAATPDERNLTVEAYVADAEAWSRKLKTDPRFSQLILLGHSEGALIASLAAPSVDAAAVISMSGSARPIDQVLREQLGNRLPPPLMLRSNELLDSLKAGKTDNNVPPQLQVIFRPSVQPYLISLFRQDPAAAFAKLKMPALIIQGSNDIQVGINDAKLLKAAKPDAELALIEGMNHVMRIVPNDVKRQLASYKDPQLPLAAELGARILGFIDGLRTS; translated from the coding sequence ATGGGTGCCGGTGAGTCCAACCGGCATCTTGTTAATGATGGCGTGATGATGCTGCGAGTTCTAGCCTTGAGCCTTACCCTGATTTCCGGCTTCGCCCAGGCCACTGTCCTGCAAAGGCCGATCACGTTGGACACCGGCACCGGTGAGCTTTTCGGCTCATTGCTGTTGCCAAAATCCGACACACCGGTGCCGGTTGTCCTGATTATTTCCGGCTCCGGTCCTACGGATCGCGACGGAAACAACCCCGAGGGCGGGCGTAACGACAGCCTGAAACGACTGGCCTGGGTGCTGGCCAAACACAACATCGCCAGCGTGCGCTACGACAAGCGCGGCGTGGCCGCGAGCCTGGCGGCCACACCGGACGAGCGTAATCTGACGGTAGAGGCCTATGTCGCCGACGCCGAAGCCTGGAGCCGAAAACTTAAAACCGATCCGCGCTTCAGCCAGCTGATTCTGTTGGGCCACAGTGAAGGTGCGTTGATCGCCAGCCTCGCGGCGCCGAGCGTCGATGCGGCGGCGGTGATTTCCATGTCCGGCAGCGCCCGGCCGATCGATCAAGTCTTGCGCGAGCAACTGGGCAATCGCCTGCCACCACCGCTAATGCTGCGCAGCAATGAATTGCTCGACAGCCTCAAGGCCGGAAAAACCGACAACAACGTACCGCCGCAATTGCAGGTGATTTTCCGCCCAAGTGTGCAGCCGTACCTGATTTCGCTGTTCCGCCAGGACCCGGCGGCGGCGTTCGCCAAACTGAAAATGCCGGCGCTGATCATCCAGGGCAGCAACGACATTCAGGTCGGCATCAACGACGCCAAACTGCTCAAAGCCGCCAAACCTGACGCCGAACTGGCACTGATTGAAGGCATGAACCACGTCATGCGCATCGTGCCCAACGACGTAAAACGGCAATTGGCTTCCTATAAAGATCCGCAATTGCCCCTGGCGGCCGAGCTGGGTGCGCGAATCCTTGGGTTTATTGACGGACTTCGCACCAGTTAA